A stretch of Arctopsyche grandis isolate Sample6627 chromosome 9, ASM5162203v2, whole genome shotgun sequence DNA encodes these proteins:
- the LOC143917168 gene encoding kelch-like protein 28, whose protein sequence is MADASEEAVTPIYTYKECYDLINSLPGGTPKSDNAFKWARHNYAKFAEYSAFEELSADDLIELLHHDEVNAFNEETVFDPILRWLAVEKNKIWKLDIMKEVRIAAVAPKYLLDVVEPVCWEEYTADPKDPTCRRYYHNAIIWHLLPWRRDSINNRFSIPRKYFSRVLAVGGWDKATGVIEEYDTNSKQWTELKTMNIQRTFYGVGLVRDKLMFIGGRLKSHVNTVESYNIVTGELRKESSMNEVRDCPGVVVLDYEQPITVYAIGGMKNKDALKTVEKWDEESRTWTYVAPMNEARDGLGVVTLNNIIYACGGNNGNNEYHKSFESYDPKTDKWTMRAPMNRKRSYFKMATVGGMIYAFGGYGMGYGIVGLHTWERYDPITDLWTEMPKMEHYAAVGPGVMSGRIFYVGGGANQSAQSEGEEYDNNKGKWTKIAKLNVAREGITIVNVPYELLSTQLCQ, encoded by the exons atggcgGATGCATCAGAGGAGGCCGTTACTCCGATCTACACATATAAAGAATGTTACGACTTAATTAACAGTCTTCCTGGTGGGACGCCGAAGTCGGATAATGCTTTTAAATGGGCTCGCCACAACTATGCAAAG TTTGCAGAATACAGCGCGTTTGAAGAATTGAGCGCAGATGATTTGATAGAATTGTTACATCATGATGAAGTCAATGCGTTTAATGAGGAGACCGTTTTTGATCCGATCTTGAGGTGGTTGGcagtagaaaaaaataaaatctggaAGTTAGATATAATGAAAGAAGTACGAATAGCAGCCGTCGCTCCTAAG TATTTATTGGACGTGGTTGAGCCGGTTTGTTGGGAAGAATATACTGCAGATCCGAAAGATCCTACGTGTCGAAGGTATTATCATAATGCAATAATATGGCACTTATTGCCTTGGAGACGAGACTCAATAAATAATCGATTTTCAATtccaagaaaatatttttctagagTTTTGGCCGTCGGTGGTTGGGATAAA GCAACCGGTGTTATAGAAGAATACGACACGAATAGTAAACAGTGGACTGAATTAAAAACGATGAACATACAAAGGACTTTTTACGGGGTCGGACTAGTACGAGACAAGTTGATGTTTATAGGAGGTCGATTAAAAAGCCATGTCAATACG GTTGAAAGTTACAACATTGTAACAGGAGAATTAAGAAAAGAGTCTTCTATGAACGAGGTTCGTGATTGTCCTGGAGTAGTCGTTTTGGATTATGAACAACCCATCACAGTATATGCTATAGGCGGTATGAAGAATAAAGACGCTTTAAAAACTGTTGAAAA ATGGGACGAAGAAAGTCGAACGTGGACCTACGTTGCTCCAATGAACGAAGCTCGCGATGGATTGGGAGTAGTGACACtcaacaatataatatacgcGTGTGGCGGGAATAATGGTAATAATGAATATCACAAATCTTTTGAATCTTACGATCCCAAGACAGACAAGTGGACTATGAGAGCACCGATGAATCGAAAGAGATCGTATTTCAAA ATGGCAACAGTTGGCGGGATGATTTATGCTTTCGGTGGCTATGGAATGGGCTATGGGATTGTAGGTTTGCATACATGGGAGCGTTATGATCCAATCACAGACCTATGGACCGAGATGCCCAAAATGGAACATTATGCTGCTGTGGGGCCAGGAGTGATGTCTGGTCGCATATTTTACGTGG GTGGTGGAGCAAACCAGTCGGCACAAAGTGAAGGCGAAGAATACGATAATAACAAGGGAAAATGGACAAAGATTGCTAAACTCAATGTTGCTCGAGAAGGTATAACTATAGTAAACGTACCGTATGAATTGCTCAGCACTCAACTTTGCCAATAG
- the LOC143916426 gene encoding kelch-like protein 26 — protein MAYFDRQWGWGPPIENINDAMRGILSRERDGMDRYNWAMGLARYHALEFGQHSAVSIMDPIYIGKLLESDEVNIFHEPRVFEMIARYCLLNANEKDKVMHEMVKSLRLPLIRPQYIIDEIEPAVRPNGKCRELLKEAYRWHLVPEEREKMRLDSPVRTRPRNPYIRIISVGSHDMETCNILELYDTKEKEWNRMKDIEIDRTHTSSIMVDCRVMIVGGKVDGKPSGRVQCYDVITATMLEEEPLLTPRYNASLVTMGFGFATVLYVLGGRNEDGCLDSVEKWDPDNREWLYGKEMEFKREEFGVVAWDNRLWVAGGRCGDVWFETLEMFKPKKNKWKFRADMNQPRPYCKMVVAGYNFYAMGGYTEGEGERNLFTLERYDPYEDKWTLLANMNICSGPISVGAIGDKIIVFDGKPDENGQSRAEYFVDSNYKWLNFDPFKHHRANASIITIPYFMNRMRLAKR, from the exons ATGGCTTACTTTGATAGGCAATGGGGTTGGGGTCCTCCTATAGAAAACATCAACGATGCCATGAGGGGTATACTATCTCGAGAAAGAGATGGTATGGATCGTTATAATTGGGCTATGGGCCTTGCAAGATACCACGCATTGGAG TTCGGACAGCATTCGGCCGTCAGCATAATGGACCCGATCTACATTGGAAAACTACTGGAATCCGATGAAGTCAACATATTCCACGAACCTAGAGTGTTCGAAATGATTGCCAGATATTGCCTGTTGAATGCAAATGAAAAGGATAAAGTTATGCATGAAATGGTTAAATCCTTGCGATTACCTTTGATACGTCCGCAg TATATTATAGACGAAATAGAGCCAGCCGTCAGACCTAACGGAAAATGCAGAGAGCTTCTAAAAGAAGCTTACAGATGGCATTTGGTACCTGAAGAGAGAGAAAAGATGAGGCTAGATTCTCCAGTAAGAACTAGACCGCGAAATCCATACATAAGGATAATATCAGTGGGTAGTCATGATATGGAG ACATGCAACATATTAGAACTATACgatacaaaagagaaagaatggAATAGAATGAAGGACATAGAAATAGACAGAACGCACACGTCTTCGATCATGGTAGACTGCAGAGTTATGATAGTCGGAGGAAAAGTCGATGGAAAACCTAGCGGCCGT GTTCAATGTTACGATGTAATTACTGCAACAATGCTAGAGGAAGAACCTCTTTTAACGCCACGTTACAATGCAAGCTTAGTCACTATGGGCTTTGGCTTCGCAACTGTTCTTTATGTTTTGGGAGGTCGTAATGAAGATGGCTGTTTAGATTCAGTGGAAAA GTGGGATCCAGATAATAGAGAATGGCTGTACGGCAAAGAAATGGAGTTCAAGAGGGAGGAATTCGGCGTTGTGGCTTGGGATAATAGATTATGGGTCGCTGGGGGTAGATGCGGTGATGTGTGGTTTGAAACCCTCGAAATGTTCAAACCGAAGAAGAACAAATGGAAATTCAGAGCTGATATGAACCAACCTAGACCTTATTGCAAG ATGGTGGTTGCTGGATACAATTTTTATGCAATGGGTGGTTATACAGAAGGCGAAGGTGAAAGAAATTTGTTCACCCTGGAACGGTACGATCCCTACGAAGATAAATGGACATTATTGGCCAATATGAATATCTGTTCTGGGCCCATCAGCGTGGGTGCCATCGGTGATAAGATCATCgtttttg acGGTAAACCAGATGAAAATGGTCAAAGCAGAGCCGAATATTTTGTTGATTCTAATTATAAATGGCTCAATTTTGATCCATTTAAACATCATCGTGCCAATGCTTCCATTATTACAATACCATATTTCATGAATAGAATGAGATTGGCCAAAAGATGA